A genomic region of Pseudomonas abietaniphila contains the following coding sequences:
- a CDS encoding sugar phosphate isomerase/epimerase family protein has protein sequence MKLEIFRTMWGYTASKAQALDELLEAGFDGMEARLPLTPVERAEFGAFLRANHLPYIATVFTAYDVLPEQSATTAEHLTDLEKKLAWSTELNPRFVNVLAGNDRWLLPQQVDFFGQALELARKHGQTVTFETHRARSLFNPWVTLELIRQLPDLRFTSDISHWIVTCERLLNDPEDDLSAFVERVHHIQARVGYDQGPQVPHPAGPERARELAFHQQHWEAIWQSQQARGYQVTTLTPEFGADGYLHHLPFTNVPVADLWSLNVWMGKTEREHFQRFTHTTSR, from the coding sequence ATGAAACTGGAAATCTTCCGCACGATGTGGGGCTATACCGCCAGCAAGGCTCAGGCACTGGATGAGCTGCTGGAAGCCGGGTTCGACGGCATGGAAGCGCGTTTGCCGCTGACGCCCGTCGAGCGCGCCGAGTTCGGCGCCTTCCTGCGGGCCAACCACCTGCCTTACATCGCCACAGTATTCACCGCCTACGACGTCCTGCCCGAACAATCGGCAACCACCGCCGAGCACCTCACCGATCTGGAAAAGAAACTCGCCTGGTCCACCGAACTGAACCCGCGTTTCGTCAACGTGCTGGCCGGCAATGACCGCTGGTTATTGCCGCAACAGGTCGATTTTTTCGGCCAGGCGCTGGAGCTGGCGCGCAAGCACGGGCAAACGGTGACCTTCGAAACCCACCGCGCCCGTTCGCTGTTCAACCCGTGGGTCACGCTGGAGCTCATTCGTCAGTTGCCGGACCTGCGTTTCACCAGCGACATCAGCCACTGGATCGTCACCTGCGAGCGCTTGCTCAATGACCCCGAAGACGACCTCAGTGCGTTCGTCGAGCGCGTTCACCACATTCAGGCCCGTGTCGGTTATGACCAGGGCCCGCAAGTCCCGCACCCCGCCGGGCCCGAACGCGCCAGGGAGCTGGCCTTCCATCAGCAGCACTGGGAAGCCATCTGGCAATCGCAGCAGGCACGCGGTTACCAGGTCACCACCCTGACCCCGGAATTCGGCGCCGACGGCTATCTGCATCACCTCCCCTTCACCAACGTGCCCGTGGCCGATCTGTGGTCGCTGAACGTGTGGATGGGCAAGACCGAACGTGAACATTTTCAGCGCTTCACCCATACAACAAGCCGATAA
- a CDS encoding LysR family transcriptional regulator — protein sequence MQKNITSLSALNWDDLKFFLEVARTRKASLAAKRLAVDYTTVSRRISSLEASLGTLLFEKSRNNGFVLTAEGQRLLGSAESIESTLHIACEQVSGSGVALSGHVRMGCTEGFGSFFITPQLSHFTDTYPAISVDILPLPHFISLSKREADIVIALERPEHGPYVCCKLCDYNLRLYATQEYLDKHAPITHVDDLVDHPFISYVDDLAFSSELLYLSNLLPGAHATLRSTSVIAQYVAALQGRALAILPCFLAAQDSRLLPVLESEVNITRQFWMYCREDLRKLKRITLLWDYIRETTEANQAFLLGESKVMSFVD from the coding sequence ATGCAAAAAAACATCACATCCCTGAGCGCTTTGAACTGGGATGACCTGAAGTTTTTTCTCGAAGTAGCCCGGACCCGAAAGGCCAGTCTGGCGGCCAAGCGGCTGGCGGTGGATTACACCACCGTGTCCCGGCGGATCAGCTCGCTGGAGGCTTCCCTCGGCACGCTGCTGTTTGAAAAGTCGCGCAACAACGGCTTTGTGCTGACCGCCGAAGGTCAACGCCTGTTGGGTTCGGCCGAGTCCATCGAAAGCACATTACACATCGCTTGCGAGCAGGTGTCCGGCTCTGGCGTCGCGTTGTCCGGCCACGTGCGAATGGGCTGCACCGAAGGGTTCGGCAGCTTCTTCATCACCCCGCAACTGAGCCATTTCACCGACACCTACCCGGCCATCTCGGTGGACATCCTGCCACTGCCGCACTTCATCAGCCTGTCCAAGCGCGAAGCCGACATCGTCATCGCCCTGGAGCGGCCGGAACATGGCCCGTACGTGTGCTGCAAACTGTGCGACTACAACCTGCGGCTGTACGCGACGCAGGAATACCTGGACAAGCATGCGCCGATCACACACGTCGACGATCTGGTCGATCATCCCTTCATCAGCTACGTCGACGACCTGGCGTTCAGCTCGGAGCTGCTGTACCTGAGCAACCTGCTCCCCGGCGCGCACGCGACCTTGCGCAGCACCAGCGTCATCGCCCAGTACGTCGCCGCCCTGCAAGGCCGCGCGCTGGCCATCCTGCCCTGCTTCCTCGCCGCTCAGGATTCACGGCTGCTGCCGGTACTGGAGAGCGAGGTGAATATCACGCGCCAGTTCTGGATGTACTGCCGCGAAGACCTGAGAAAGCTCAAGCGTATTACCCTGTTGTGGGATTACATCCGCGAAACGACGGAGGCCAATCAGGCGTTTTTGTTGGGTGAAAGCAAGGTGATGAGCTTTGTGGATTGA
- a CDS encoding MFS transporter produces the protein MKNAITAHAGALDASAARNAKSYRLAGAASMAGTTIEWYDFFLYGTAAALIFNKIFFPALDPIIGVLAAFATYAVGFLGRPLGGIVFGHFGDKIGRKSMLLFTLMLMGIPTIIIGLIPTYQQIGYWAAVILVAMRFLQGMAVGGEWGGAVLMAVEHAPEGKKGFYGSLPQTGVGAGLVLASLAMAMVAKLPEEDMLSWGWRIPFLASVVLLGVGWLIRLKIPESPDFEKLKKDNIAVKVPLFKVFRDHPRETLTIIGARTAENAWFYMSVTFALAYAANQLQIPRADVLGAITAGAALSLVTMPLCGHISDRVGQKRLYFMGLLLLCAFVYPFFAMLGTRDPVLVWWAMVLAVGVVFPILYAPESLLFARQFPAEIRYSGISVSVQLAGVLGGGFAPMIATQLLAMGGGNPHYVIAYLIGMALIALVCTALMKRDPARHHAG, from the coding sequence ATGAAGAACGCTATAACGGCGCACGCCGGTGCACTCGACGCCAGCGCTGCCAGGAACGCCAAGTCCTACCGGCTTGCCGGTGCGGCGAGCATGGCGGGCACGACCATCGAGTGGTACGACTTTTTTCTCTACGGCACAGCTGCCGCACTGATCTTCAACAAAATCTTCTTTCCCGCGCTGGACCCGATCATCGGTGTGCTGGCGGCGTTCGCTACTTATGCCGTGGGGTTTCTCGGGCGGCCATTGGGCGGAATCGTGTTCGGGCACTTCGGCGACAAGATCGGTCGCAAATCCATGCTGTTGTTCACCCTCATGCTGATGGGGATTCCGACCATCATCATCGGCCTGATTCCCACGTATCAGCAGATCGGCTACTGGGCAGCGGTGATTCTGGTGGCGATGCGTTTTCTTCAGGGCATGGCCGTCGGCGGCGAATGGGGCGGGGCGGTGTTGATGGCGGTGGAGCATGCGCCCGAAGGCAAGAAGGGCTTCTACGGCAGCCTGCCGCAAACCGGTGTGGGCGCGGGCCTGGTCCTAGCGTCGCTGGCGATGGCCATGGTCGCCAAGCTGCCGGAAGAGGACATGCTCAGCTGGGGCTGGCGCATTCCGTTTCTGGCCAGCGTCGTGCTGCTCGGCGTGGGTTGGCTGATTCGCCTGAAAATCCCGGAGTCACCTGATTTCGAGAAGCTGAAGAAGGACAACATCGCGGTCAAGGTGCCGCTGTTCAAAGTCTTCCGCGATCATCCCAGAGAAACCCTGACGATCATCGGCGCCCGCACGGCCGAGAACGCCTGGTTCTACATGTCGGTGACGTTCGCCCTGGCCTATGCCGCCAACCAGTTGCAAATCCCGCGCGCCGATGTGCTGGGGGCGATTACGGCGGGCGCTGCGCTGTCGCTGGTGACCATGCCGCTGTGCGGGCACATCTCTGACCGGGTCGGCCAGAAGCGCCTGTATTTCATGGGCCTGTTGCTGCTGTGCGCGTTCGTTTATCCCTTCTTCGCCATGCTCGGCACCCGCGACCCGGTCCTGGTCTGGTGGGCGATGGTGCTCGCGGTGGGCGTGGTCTTCCCGATTCTGTATGCGCCCGAATCGCTGCTGTTCGCTCGGCAATTCCCCGCGGAAATCCGCTACAGCGGTATCTCGGTGTCGGTGCAACTGGCGGGTGTGCTGGGCGGTGGCTTCGCGCCGATGATCGCCACGCAACTGCTGGCCATGGGCGGCGGCAATCCGCATTACGTGATCGCTTACCTGATCGGCATGGCGCTGATTGCATTGGTCTGCACGGCGCTGATGAAGCGAGACCCGGCGAGACACCACGCGGGCTGA
- a CDS encoding CoA-acylating methylmalonate-semialdehyde dehydrogenase: protein MNVSLNKNNTTVAHVKLLIDGEWVDSQTREWLDVVNPATQEVLAKVPFATTAEVDAAVAAAQKAFKTWRDTPIGARMRIMLKLQALIREHSKRIAVVLSAEQGKTLADAEGDIFRGLEVVEHACSIGTLQMGEFAENVAGGVDTYTLRQPIGVCAGITPFNFPAMIPLWMFPMAIACGNTFVLKPSEQDPMSTMLLVELAVEAGVPAGVLNVVHGGKDVVDAICTHKDIKAVSFVGSTAVGTHVYDLAGKHGKRVQSMMGAKNHAVVLPDANREQTLNALVGAGFGAAGQRCMATSVVVMVGASKQWIPDLKALAQKLTVNAGNEPGTDVGPVISRRAKQRILDLIESGVKEGATLELDGRGIKVAGYEEGNFVGPTLFTGVTPQMQIYTQEIFGPVLVVLEVDTLDQAIELVNANPFGNGVGLFTQSGAAARKFQNEIDIGQVGINIPIPVPVPFFSFTGSRGSKLGDLGPYGKQVVQFYTQTKTVTSRWFDDDSVNDGVNTTINLR, encoded by the coding sequence ATGAACGTCTCACTGAACAAAAACAACACCACAGTGGCCCACGTCAAACTGCTGATCGATGGCGAGTGGGTCGACTCGCAGACCCGCGAATGGCTGGACGTGGTCAACCCCGCGACTCAGGAAGTGCTGGCAAAGGTCCCGTTCGCCACTACCGCCGAAGTCGACGCCGCCGTTGCCGCCGCTCAAAAGGCGTTCAAGACCTGGCGCGACACCCCGATTGGCGCGCGCATGCGCATCATGCTCAAGCTGCAGGCGTTGATTCGTGAGCACTCCAAACGCATTGCCGTGGTGCTCAGTGCCGAGCAGGGCAAGACCCTTGCCGATGCGGAAGGCGATATCTTCCGAGGTCTGGAAGTGGTCGAGCACGCGTGCTCCATCGGCACGCTGCAAATGGGGGAGTTCGCCGAGAACGTGGCGGGCGGTGTCGACACCTACACCCTGCGTCAGCCCATCGGCGTCTGCGCGGGCATCACGCCGTTCAACTTCCCGGCGATGATTCCGCTGTGGATGTTTCCGATGGCCATCGCCTGCGGCAACACCTTTGTGCTCAAACCCTCCGAACAGGACCCGATGTCGACGATGCTGCTGGTGGAACTGGCCGTCGAGGCGGGCGTGCCCGCCGGTGTGCTGAATGTGGTACACGGCGGCAAGGACGTGGTCGACGCCATCTGCACCCACAAGGACATCAAGGCGGTGTCCTTCGTCGGTTCCACCGCAGTGGGAACCCATGTCTATGACCTGGCCGGCAAGCATGGCAAACGCGTGCAATCGATGATGGGCGCCAAGAACCACGCGGTAGTCCTGCCCGATGCCAATCGCGAGCAGACATTGAATGCCTTGGTCGGCGCCGGTTTTGGCGCGGCCGGTCAGCGCTGCATGGCGACCTCGGTCGTCGTGATGGTCGGTGCATCGAAGCAGTGGATTCCCGACTTGAAGGCGTTGGCGCAGAAGCTCACGGTCAACGCAGGCAATGAGCCTGGCACCGATGTCGGGCCGGTCATTTCCAGGCGCGCCAAACAGCGAATTCTCGACCTGATCGAAAGCGGCGTGAAAGAGGGCGCAACGCTTGAACTGGATGGGCGCGGAATCAAGGTGGCGGGTTATGAAGAGGGCAACTTCGTCGGCCCGACCCTGTTTACCGGCGTCACGCCCCAGATGCAGATCTACACTCAGGAAATCTTTGGGCCGGTGCTGGTGGTGCTGGAGGTGGACACGCTGGATCAGGCGATCGAACTGGTCAACGCCAACCCGTTCGGTAATGGCGTGGGGTTGTTTACCCAGAGCGGGGCCGCGGCGCGCAAATTCCAGAACGAAATCGACATCGGTCAGGTGGGCATCAACATCCCGATTCCTGTGCCGGTTCCGTTTTTCAGCTTCACCGGTTCGCGCGGCTCCAAGCTCGGCGACCTGGGGCCGTACGGCAAACAGGTGGTGCAGTTCTACACTCAGACCAAGACGGTCACCAGCCGCTGGTTCGATGACGACAGCGTGAATGATGGGGTGAACACGACGATCAATTTGCGCTGA
- the mmsB gene encoding 3-hydroxyisobutyrate dehydrogenase, which produces MKIAFIGLGNMGAPMARNLIRAGHQLHLFDLNTQVLAELAELGSRISESPKHAAEGAELVITMLPAAAHVRAVYLNDDGVLAGIAPGVPAVDCSTIDPQTIRDVAAAAAKKGVVVGDAPVSGGTGGAQAGTLTFMVGASLEHFTVLRPILAQMGRNIVHCGDVGTGQIAKICNNMLLGISMIGVAEAMALGDRLGIDTAILANIINSSTGRCWSSEMYNPWPGIVETAPASRGYTGGFGAELMLKDLGLATEAARVAHQPVVMGAVAQQLYQAMSLRGDGGKDFSAVVEGYRKKE; this is translated from the coding sequence ATGAAAATCGCATTCATCGGCCTGGGCAATATGGGCGCGCCCATGGCGCGGAATCTGATCCGGGCCGGTCATCAGTTGCATCTGTTCGACCTCAACACCCAAGTGCTCGCCGAGCTGGCTGAGCTCGGCAGCCGGATCAGCGAATCGCCCAAACACGCCGCCGAAGGCGCGGAACTGGTGATCACCATGTTGCCTGCCGCCGCCCACGTGCGTGCGGTTTACCTGAATGACGACGGCGTGCTGGCCGGGATTGCACCCGGTGTTCCAGCGGTAGATTGCAGCACCATCGACCCGCAAACCATTCGTGACGTGGCGGCAGCGGCGGCTAAAAAAGGTGTGGTGGTTGGCGACGCGCCGGTGTCTGGCGGAACGGGTGGCGCGCAGGCCGGGACGCTGACGTTCATGGTCGGCGCGAGCCTTGAGCATTTCACGGTGCTCAGGCCGATCCTCGCCCAGATGGGCCGCAACATCGTCCATTGCGGTGATGTCGGCACGGGACAGATCGCCAAGATCTGCAACAACATGCTGCTCGGCATCTCGATGATCGGTGTCGCCGAGGCCATGGCACTGGGTGACCGCCTGGGAATCGACACGGCGATTCTGGCCAACATCATCAACAGCTCGACCGGGCGTTGCTGGAGTTCGGAAATGTACAACCCGTGGCCGGGCATCGTCGAAACCGCACCCGCGTCGCGCGGTTACACCGGAGGGTTCGGCGCCGAGTTGATGCTCAAGGATCTGGGGCTGGCGACCGAAGCCGCACGGGTGGCGCATCAGCCGGTAGTCATGGGCGCCGTGGCGCAACAGCTGTATCAGGCGATGAGTTTGCGCGGCGACGGCGGCAAGGATTTCTCGGCAGTGGTTGAGGGGTATCGGAAGAAGGAATGA
- the argH gene encoding argininosuccinate lyase, whose amino-acid sequence MSDATERLWGARFKSGPALAMANLSRSPAIYFRMTPYDVAGCKAHAHELERAGLLDADETQRIIAALQSIDEDFAAGKVQPIPADEDVHTFIERLLTERLGALGGKLRAGRSRNDQTANDMRLFLRDQIRVLTLSILDLQEALVGQAEQHINTVAPGFTHLQQAQPIVFAHHLMAHAQAIHRDIQRLQDWDNRFNLSPLGAAAMAGSAIARDLQSSAAELGYAGPCENSIDAVASRDHVAEFLFCASMLGINISRMAEEFCLWTSRQFRWVELDDAYATGSSIMPQKKNPDIAELARGKSGRLIGSLTAILSVLKAQPLSYNRDLSEDKHAIFDAMDTLNLVLPAFAGMVRTMTVRTEELLRQAPLGFTLATEVADWLAVRGVPFKEAHEITGQLVQLCEAQDIGLEELTPAMLAQTDTRLTPEVLESLTLDAALAARSGWGGTSPARVVEQIARFKQQMAAQEQWANDYNGPRG is encoded by the coding sequence ATGTCTGATGCAACTGAGCGTCTGTGGGGGGCGCGTTTCAAATCCGGTCCAGCGCTAGCAATGGCTAACCTGTCACGCTCGCCTGCGATCTACTTCCGCATGACGCCCTATGACGTCGCAGGTTGCAAGGCACACGCCCATGAGCTCGAGCGGGCGGGCCTGCTGGATGCCGACGAAACCCAACGCATCATCGCGGCGCTGCAATCGATCGACGAAGATTTTGCCGCAGGCAAAGTCCAGCCCATCCCGGCGGACGAAGACGTTCACACCTTTATCGAGCGCCTGCTGACCGAACGCCTGGGCGCATTGGGCGGCAAGCTGCGCGCCGGTCGTTCGCGCAACGATCAGACCGCCAATGACATGCGCCTGTTTCTGCGCGATCAGATTCGTGTCCTTACACTGTCGATTCTCGATCTGCAAGAGGCCCTGGTGGGTCAGGCCGAGCAGCACATCAACACCGTCGCGCCGGGTTTCACGCACCTGCAACAGGCGCAGCCGATCGTCTTCGCCCATCATCTGATGGCGCACGCACAAGCGATCCATCGCGACATTCAGCGTCTGCAGGACTGGGACAACCGCTTCAACCTGTCGCCCTTGGGCGCGGCGGCCATGGCTGGCTCGGCCATCGCGCGCGACCTGCAAAGCTCCGCCGCAGAACTGGGTTACGCCGGTCCGTGCGAAAACTCCATCGACGCCGTGGCCAGCCGCGATCACGTGGCCGAATTCCTGTTCTGCGCGAGCATGTTGGGCATCAACATTTCGCGCATGGCCGAAGAGTTCTGCCTGTGGACCTCACGCCAGTTCCGCTGGGTCGAACTCGACGACGCCTACGCCACTGGCAGCTCGATCATGCCGCAAAAGAAAAACCCGGACATCGCCGAGCTGGCACGGGGCAAGTCCGGTCGTTTGATCGGTTCGTTGACGGCGATCCTGTCGGTGCTCAAGGCGCAACCGCTGTCCTATAACCGCGACCTGAGCGAAGACAAACACGCCATTTTCGATGCGATGGACACGCTCAATCTGGTGCTGCCCGCCTTTGCCGGCATGGTCCGGACCATGACGGTGCGCACCGAAGAACTGCTGCGTCAGGCGCCGTTGGGTTTCACCCTCGCCACCGAAGTCGCCGACTGGCTGGCTGTGCGTGGCGTGCCGTTCAAGGAAGCCCATGAGATCACCGGGCAATTGGTGCAACTCTGCGAAGCGCAGGACATCGGGCTGGAAGAACTGACACCGGCCATGCTCGCGCAGACGGACACGCGCTTGACGCCTGAGGTATTGGAAAGCCTGACACTGGACGCCGCACTGGCCGCCCGAAGCGGTTGGGGTGGGACCTCGCCTGCTCGCGTGGTCGAGCAGATCGCGAGGTTCAAGCAGCAGATGGCGGCGCAAGAACAGTGGGCCAATGACTACAACGGCCCTCGGGGCTGA
- the grxC gene encoding glutaredoxin 3, translating into MSNVTLYTTNTCPYCAAAKSLLKAKGVSYNEISVQTSVEQRTIMMERSGRRTVPQIFIGERHIGGFDDMALLQQRGELDALLAG; encoded by the coding sequence ATGTCTAACGTCACTCTTTACACCACCAACACCTGCCCGTACTGCGCTGCCGCCAAGAGCCTGCTAAAGGCCAAGGGCGTGAGCTACAACGAGATCAGCGTCCAGACCTCGGTGGAACAGCGCACCATCATGATGGAACGCAGCGGTCGCCGTACCGTGCCGCAGATCTTCATCGGAGAGCGCCACATCGGCGGTTTCGACGACATGGCCCTGCTGCAACAACGAGGCGAGCTGGACGCGCTGCTGGCGGGTTGA
- a CDS encoding LysR family transcriptional regulator yields MSRIFDVDTNLWRTFKSVSETRSITRSSAALCKTPPAISMQIKKLEELLDLQLFVRGDHGFRLTPIGEEVLMTAEKILTMNDNLFRLKDKVNAYELRLGLPDDYSLFFLHDIIRSLNSMEPTIHLNVTCKTSLLLMTDIEHGNLDMAIIATPEGQLVANSEHIRYEALSWIGEEELMQPGQPLPLVHFPEGCICREISVNALRMAGIEARVSFTSDSNFSVFNAINAGAGIGVSERSLIPKKTPVIDSSLLPELPRIEMSTVANYERIPKHTLSQVSAKIKACINASCDQLVLNRQHSEPLMRQSLF; encoded by the coding sequence ATGTCTCGAATTTTCGATGTTGATACCAACCTCTGGCGCACCTTCAAATCAGTCAGCGAAACCCGCAGCATCACTCGGTCATCCGCTGCCCTTTGCAAGACGCCACCGGCCATCAGCATGCAAATCAAAAAGCTGGAAGAGCTGCTCGATCTGCAGCTTTTCGTGCGCGGCGATCACGGTTTCAGGCTGACGCCGATCGGCGAAGAAGTGCTGATGACCGCCGAAAAGATCCTGACCATGAACGACAACCTGTTCAGGCTCAAGGACAAGGTCAACGCCTACGAACTGCGTCTGGGCCTGCCCGACGACTACTCGCTGTTCTTTCTGCACGACATCATTCGTTCACTGAACTCGATGGAGCCGACCATTCACCTCAATGTGACCTGCAAGACCTCGCTGCTGCTGATGACCGACATCGAGCACGGCAATCTCGACATGGCAATCATTGCCACGCCGGAGGGCCAGCTCGTGGCCAACTCGGAACACATTCGCTACGAAGCATTGAGCTGGATCGGCGAGGAAGAGCTGATGCAACCGGGCCAGCCCTTGCCCCTGGTGCACTTCCCGGAAGGCTGCATCTGTCGCGAGATTTCGGTCAATGCGCTGAGGATGGCGGGCATCGAGGCGCGCGTGAGCTTTACCTCGGACTCCAACTTTTCAGTGTTCAATGCGATCAATGCCGGCGCGGGCATCGGCGTCAGCGAACGCTCGTTGATTCCCAAAAAAACGCCCGTGATCGACAGCTCGCTGTTGCCTGAACTGCCGCGCATTGAAATGAGCACTGTGGCGAACTACGAGCGCATCCCGAAACACACCCTGTCTCAGGTGTCCGCGAAGATCAAAGCGTGCATCAACGCCAGTTGCGATCAGCTGGTATTGAACAGGCAACACAGCGAACCGTTGATGAGACAGAGCCTGTTCTGA
- a CDS encoding cupin domain-containing protein gives MTQHRFLSSPIPSSLESLDRHERLLHESVREAGRLKLSASRINSRKPEVHPVSLPARTMNMSVGILRPLQGSDLQRHNYETLMYITAGSGFSLIGETHVAWTAGDAIYIPVWQWHKHVNTSETVEATYVACENTPLLQTLGIALREQG, from the coding sequence ATGACCCAACACAGATTTCTCTCGAGCCCCATCCCGTCCAGTCTCGAATCTCTGGACCGGCATGAACGCCTGTTGCACGAGTCGGTACGTGAAGCGGGACGGCTCAAGCTGTCCGCTTCCCGAATCAATTCGCGCAAACCGGAGGTGCACCCCGTCAGTCTGCCGGCCAGGACGATGAACATGAGCGTGGGCATCTTGCGCCCGTTGCAGGGTTCCGACCTGCAGCGCCACAACTACGAGACGCTGATGTACATCACTGCAGGATCGGGTTTTTCGCTGATCGGCGAGACTCACGTCGCCTGGACGGCGGGTGATGCGATCTACATTCCGGTCTGGCAATGGCACAAACACGTGAACACCAGTGAAACGGTGGAAGCGACCTACGTCGCGTGCGAAAACACCCCGCTGTTGCAGACGCTGGGCATCGCGTTGCGCGAGCAGGGTTGA
- a CDS encoding TenA family transcriptional regulator, which translates to MNNMTQRFDMQYTYQNDSDFILQELAQLKEEMIDQISRHPFLIECRNGLASLDRLKAFMVQQGKYSRHFTRYICQLMANLESNEDILHLLDNLFEEMGFGEVSEPPHSQIYRDMLLNFDLQLDAFPTRPSTQRLINTMMNFCKQPEGIYGLSALCLGAEAIVPSLYSDIVAGLVKQGVALEDLKFFTLHIECDDGHADTMLAILSRLIIEKPTLFEVVRHAAFLMIQARLEFLDDM; encoded by the coding sequence ATGAACAACATGACCCAACGCTTCGACATGCAGTACACCTATCAGAACGACAGCGACTTCATCCTTCAGGAACTCGCGCAACTGAAAGAGGAAATGATCGACCAGATCTCGAGGCATCCGTTTCTGATCGAATGCCGCAACGGGCTGGCGTCGCTCGACCGGCTGAAAGCCTTCATGGTGCAGCAGGGCAAGTACAGCCGGCATTTCACCCGCTACATCTGTCAGTTGATGGCCAACCTGGAGTCCAACGAAGACATTCTGCACCTGCTCGACAACCTGTTTGAGGAGATGGGCTTTGGCGAGGTCAGCGAACCGCCTCATTCACAGATTTACCGCGACATGCTGCTCAACTTCGACTTGCAACTGGACGCCTTCCCGACACGGCCTTCAACGCAGCGCCTGATCAACACGATGATGAATTTCTGCAAACAGCCCGAAGGCATCTATGGGCTGTCCGCGCTGTGCCTGGGCGCAGAAGCCATCGTGCCGTCGCTCTACAGCGACATCGTTGCCGGTCTGGTCAAACAGGGCGTCGCCCTCGAGGACTTGAAGTTCTTCACCCTGCACATCGAGTGCGACGACGGCCATGCCGACACGATGCTGGCTATTCTTTCGCGATTGATCATCGAAAAGCCGACGCTGTTTGAAGTGGTCAGGCACGCCGCGTTCCTGATGATTCAGGCGCGCCTCGAATTCCTCGACGACATGTGA
- the ectB gene encoding diaminobutyrate--2-oxoglutarate transaminase, with product MNTSTSIYQLESNVRSYCRDCDVVFATGRGATLTDVQGLSYVDFFAGAGSLNYGHNNPHLKKQLLAYIEQDGVTNTLDFHSDAKSRFIERFEQVILKPRGMHYKLQFTGPTGTNAVEAALKLARKATGRSTVAAFTHAFHGVSLGALAATANGDKRSAGGVELSNVVRLPYDGFFGPDIDSADIIATLYSTAGSGYEKPAAIILETVQGEGGLNCASTHWLKRIEQLCKDLGALLIVDDIQAGCGRTGSFFSFEPAGISPDIVCLSKSISGYGLPMSLVLIKPEHDCWAPGEHNGTFRGSNPAFVTACAALDYWQDTRLQDTIGVYSRLIRTALDTLVAQTSPGTAQVVGRGLFMGLKFSDPDIATRLVSACLEHGLLVETCGPQSEVLKLMPPLTIDANTLTLGLEKLQQACLNVLCVHTPTVTALRGIA from the coding sequence ATGAACACCTCGACTTCCATCTACCAGCTTGAATCCAACGTGCGTTCCTATTGCCGGGACTGCGACGTGGTATTCGCCACCGGACGCGGCGCGACCCTCACCGACGTCCAGGGCCTGAGCTATGTCGACTTCTTTGCCGGCGCGGGTTCCCTGAACTACGGGCACAACAACCCGCACCTGAAAAAACAGCTGCTGGCGTACATCGAACAGGACGGCGTGACCAACACGCTGGACTTTCACAGTGACGCAAAATCCCGGTTCATCGAGCGCTTCGAGCAGGTGATCCTCAAACCTCGTGGCATGCACTACAAACTGCAATTCACTGGCCCGACCGGAACAAATGCCGTGGAAGCCGCGTTGAAGCTGGCGCGCAAAGCCACCGGACGATCCACTGTCGCGGCGTTTACCCACGCGTTTCACGGCGTCTCACTCGGCGCACTGGCCGCGACCGCCAACGGCGACAAGCGGAGTGCGGGCGGCGTCGAATTGTCGAATGTGGTGCGCCTGCCGTACGACGGTTTCTTCGGCCCGGACATCGACAGCGCCGACATCATCGCAACGCTCTACAGCACCGCTGGCAGCGGCTACGAAAAACCGGCGGCGATCATCCTCGAAACCGTTCAGGGCGAAGGGGGTTTGAACTGTGCCTCGACGCACTGGCTAAAACGGATCGAGCAACTGTGCAAAGACCTCGGCGCACTGCTGATCGTCGATGATATCCAGGCAGGCTGCGGGCGCACCGGCAGCTTTTTCAGCTTCGAGCCTGCGGGCATTTCGCCGGACATTGTCTGCCTGTCGAAATCCATCAGCGGTTACGGCCTGCCCATGTCGCTGGTGCTGATCAAACCCGAGCACGACTGCTGGGCGCCCGGCGAACACAACGGCACCTTTCGGGGCAGCAACCCGGCGTTCGTCACGGCTTGCGCGGCACTGGATTACTGGCAGGACACCCGGCTGCAAGACACCATCGGCGTGTACTCGCGGCTGATCCGCACGGCACTGGACACGCTGGTTGCGCAGACCTCGCCCGGCACGGCGCAGGTCGTGGGACGCGGCCTGTTCATGGGCCTGAAATTCAGTGACCCCGACATCGCCACCCGACTCGTCAGCGCCTGTCTCGAACACGGGCTGCTGGTGGAAACCTGCGGTCCGCAAAGCGAGGTGCTGAAGCTGATGCCACCTCTGACCATCGACGCAAACACCCTGACCCTGGGTCTGGAAAAACTGCAGCAAGCCTGCCTGAACGTCCTCTGCGTCCATACACCGACTGTCACCGCCCTGCGAGGGATCGCTTGA